A genomic segment from Stappia indica encodes:
- a CDS encoding COG4223 family protein: MAADSKKPDPRSTASTSADPKAGDPKATDAKGAAAAGAGRKPVTIDLQAKEVGAAKTASTSSATAGSSSSSTAGSPSAPSSAAGASSKPESRVATGSPTGASAGSASSSTPGSASSGAAGAKPAAGTSSAPASPASNASSGSSQASPASSATSSSSGPAAAKPATATPSSGAASSSAAPSSTSSTSASSGGASSAATKPTSSASTASSQAKPDKSAAPAAASEAKSSTGFGGLLAASLLGGAIVLGGVWGVNQAGLLSSGGASAELQSALTAAQSRITGLETQIAGLAEREAPAADAALSAVQERIGALEASLRDLSSGSAASSLSDEAATRIDQIESGLAELRRFVSSGGAGETAGLASLQEAQGALDTTLKQISDGQQALTARLDELAAKVPDTSDLSGGLAELRDRAASLGQDFEGLKSELSGLRGDLDTISGNQTALASKLEQELSGLTGRVSALDERLSPVEARMGDVSARETAARAVAVSSLRAAMDRGEPFATELAAVSSALPEGTDLSALAARAESGVPTRTALRADFAVAARAMAAQIDAPADGDLVGSLLANARSLVSVRQPGESDAATPEAALGRMEARVDSGDLAGALAAYEELPEAVRAAGADWAADARARLAADELMDRVTGDVLKSMGGAAAPAASN; this comes from the coding sequence ATGGCTGCCGACAGCAAGAAGCCGGACCCCAGGAGCACCGCTTCGACATCCGCCGACCCTAAGGCAGGCGATCCGAAAGCGACCGACGCCAAGGGCGCGGCGGCTGCAGGTGCGGGCCGCAAGCCGGTGACCATCGATCTGCAGGCCAAGGAAGTGGGGGCAGCGAAGACCGCTTCGACATCCTCCGCCACGGCCGGCAGTTCCTCGTCTTCCACGGCCGGTTCGCCTTCGGCGCCGTCGAGTGCGGCAGGGGCGTCTTCGAAGCCGGAAAGCCGCGTGGCAACAGGCTCGCCGACGGGCGCTTCGGCCGGCTCTGCGAGCAGTTCGACGCCCGGTTCCGCCTCTTCCGGCGCCGCCGGCGCGAAGCCCGCCGCCGGCACGTCGTCGGCCCCTGCTTCGCCGGCAAGCAACGCGTCTTCCGGTAGCTCGCAGGCATCGCCCGCATCTTCGGCGACGTCGTCCTCCTCCGGTCCGGCGGCTGCCAAGCCGGCAACGGCAACACCCTCTTCGGGGGCGGCCTCCTCGTCCGCCGCGCCGTCTTCCACTTCTTCCACCTCGGCATCATCGGGGGGCGCGAGCTCGGCGGCCACCAAGCCGACTTCTTCTGCATCGACTGCGTCCTCGCAGGCCAAGCCGGACAAGTCCGCGGCGCCTGCGGCCGCGAGCGAAGCCAAGTCCTCGACCGGCTTTGGCGGGCTGCTCGCCGCCTCGCTGCTCGGCGGCGCCATCGTCCTTGGCGGCGTCTGGGGCGTCAATCAGGCAGGTCTGCTCTCTTCAGGCGGCGCATCGGCCGAGTTGCAGTCGGCGCTCACCGCGGCGCAAAGCCGCATCACGGGTCTGGAGACGCAGATCGCAGGCCTTGCCGAGCGTGAGGCCCCGGCCGCCGATGCTGCCTTGAGCGCCGTCCAAGAGCGCATCGGCGCCCTCGAGGCCTCCTTGCGCGATCTGTCGTCCGGGTCGGCGGCAAGCAGCCTGTCCGACGAGGCGGCAACGCGTATCGACCAGATCGAATCCGGTCTTGCCGAGCTTCGCCGGTTCGTGTCCTCCGGCGGTGCCGGTGAGACGGCCGGGCTGGCCAGCCTGCAGGAGGCGCAGGGCGCACTCGATACGACGCTCAAGCAGATTTCGGACGGCCAGCAGGCGTTGACCGCCCGCCTGGACGAACTTGCGGCCAAGGTTCCCGACACCTCGGACCTTTCCGGCGGCCTTGCCGAGTTGCGGGACCGTGCGGCCTCGCTGGGGCAGGACTTCGAAGGGCTCAAGTCGGAGCTTTCCGGCCTGCGCGGCGATCTCGACACGATCTCGGGCAACCAGACTGCCCTTGCCTCGAAGCTGGAGCAGGAGCTTTCCGGCCTGACCGGGCGTGTTTCCGCGCTGGACGAGCGACTGTCGCCGGTCGAGGCGCGCATGGGCGACGTCAGCGCAAGGGAAACGGCGGCGCGCGCCGTTGCCGTCTCGTCGCTGCGTGCGGCGATGGATCGGGGCGAGCCCTTTGCGACCGAGCTGGCCGCCGTCTCCTCGGCCCTGCCGGAGGGCACGGATCTCTCCGCCCTGGCGGCCCGTGCGGAAAGCGGCGTACCGACCCGCACTGCATTGCGGGCCGACTTCGCCGTCGCCGCGCGCGCCATGGCTGCGCAGATCGACGCACCGGCCGATGGCGATCTCGTCGGCAGTCTGCTCGCCAATGCACGCTCGCTGGTCTCGGTTCGCCAGCCCGGCGAAAGCGACGCGGCAACGCCGGAAGCTGCGCTCGGCCGCATGGAGGCGCGGGTCGACAGCGGCGATCTTGCCGGTGCGCTTGCCGCCTACGAGGAGTTGCCGGAGGCGGTGCGTGCTGCCGGCGCGGACTGGGCGGCGGATGCAAGGGCGCGGCTTGCCGCAGACGAGTTGATGGACCGGGTGACCGGCGACGTGCTGAAATCGATGGGCGGTGCGGCGGCGCCTGCCGCCTCGAACTGA
- a CDS encoding uroporphyrinogen-III synthase has translation MARVLVTRPAPAADRSAARYRAAGHQVHVAPLLAFALLDPGPDTLPPAEGLAAIAATSARGIEAAVRLLSPAHYALPLHAVGEATARAARAAGFAQTHAAEGDLVALAAALRIAIPRGAEVLHLAARDRSGDLAGLLAPAGIACRLVELYAMEPVGSLPQDIRTALSASAEPVLAPVYSRRSAQALADVLAAWGDRPPFRFLAISAEAGEPLTGLGPVDLAKTPDEAGLMALLPP, from the coding sequence ATGGCCCGTGTTCTGGTGACCCGCCCGGCGCCTGCCGCCGACCGCAGTGCCGCCCGCTACCGCGCGGCCGGTCACCAGGTGCATGTGGCGCCGCTCCTGGCGTTCGCCCTGCTCGATCCGGGACCGGATACCCTGCCGCCGGCAGAGGGGCTGGCGGCGATTGCGGCGACCAGCGCAAGAGGCATCGAGGCGGCAGTCCGCCTTCTGTCTCCCGCCCATTACGCCCTGCCGCTGCATGCGGTGGGGGAGGCGACCGCACGCGCTGCACGGGCGGCCGGCTTTGCGCAGACCCACGCGGCCGAGGGGGATCTCGTCGCTCTTGCCGCGGCCCTGAGGATTGCGATCCCGAGAGGAGCCGAGGTGCTGCATCTTGCCGCGCGTGACCGCTCGGGCGACCTGGCCGGGCTGCTCGCACCGGCGGGGATCGCCTGCCGGCTGGTCGAGCTCTATGCGATGGAACCGGTCGGCAGCTTGCCGCAGGATATCCGCACGGCCCTGTCGGCCAGCGCCGAGCCGGTTCTTGCGCCCGTCTACTCGCGCCGGTCCGCACAGGCGCTGGCCGATGTGCTGGCCGCCTGGGGCGACCGCCCGCCGTTCCGTTTTCTCGCCATCTCGGCGGAAGCAGGCGAACCGCTGACCGGCCTTGGGCCGGTGGACCTTGCGAAAACTCCGGATGAGGCCGGGTTGATGGCTTTGCTGCCGCCGTGA